In Dehalogenimonas etheniformans, one genomic interval encodes:
- a CDS encoding hydrogenase maturation protease codes for MEDQNKSKMTLILGAGNIAAGDEGFGVHVARRLAKMELPEGVRVLEGGIGGFDLLGPLEGVDRLIVVDIMALDQPAGDLFLFKPGGTSIEPGKKVVSFHQVGILELIQIAAIIGRNPEVYFLVTPPETMDWSFDLSPVLSKAADEAVEFLENIIKDDFAGLKKYVTSFPTIYSLASIQT; via the coding sequence TTGGAAGATCAAAACAAATCCAAAATGACATTGATCCTTGGAGCAGGCAACATTGCCGCGGGCGATGAAGGCTTTGGTGTTCACGTCGCTCGGCGCCTAGCTAAAATGGAATTGCCCGAAGGAGTTAGAGTTCTAGAAGGCGGCATTGGCGGTTTTGATCTCTTGGGACCTTTGGAAGGGGTGGACCGTCTTATTGTGGTAGACATAATGGCATTAGATCAACCTGCCGGCGACCTTTTCTTATTCAAGCCGGGAGGGACATCGATCGAGCCCGGGAAAAAGGTGGTTTCATTTCACCAGGTTGGAATCCTCGAACTAATACAGATTGCGGCGATAATCGGGCGAAATCCTGAGGTTTACTTCCTTGTGACTCCTCCAGAGACTATGGACTGGAGCTTCGACCTGTCACCGGTATTATCGAAGGCTGCCGATGAAGCAGTCGAATTCCTGGAAAACATAATCAAAGACGATTTCGCGGGGTTAAAGAAATACGTTACCTCTTTCCCAACGATTTACTCACTTGCTTCGATACAAACGTAA
- a CDS encoding zinc-dependent dehydrogenase produces the protein MKVSVYYSNTDIRIEERPAPEIGPDEILVKMKACGICGTDVMEWYRKPKAPRILGHEMAGEIVKIGEDVKSYGIGDRVFVSHHVPCFDCHYCRTGRETACETLHTGNYDPGGFAEYIRIPEINVRYGTFRLPDQVSFEEAAMIEPLACVVSGQKRLKIRHGQTVLIIGSGISGLCHVQLAKAAGAKVIATDINDLRLGKAAELGVDVAINAATYSPDELKRANGGQLAETVIVCAGADKAVADAIASVDKRGTILFFAVPQKPLELPSVRFWREEISVLFSYGAATDEIKESLELIATKRFDAKKMISHRVPLSKIVDGFGLVVGADTSLKVVVVPDTIA, from the coding sequence ATGAAAGTCTCCGTTTACTACTCCAACACGGATATCCGCATCGAAGAACGGCCGGCGCCGGAAATCGGCCCCGATGAAATTCTCGTCAAAATGAAGGCTTGCGGAATCTGCGGTACCGATGTGATGGAATGGTATCGCAAGCCGAAGGCGCCGAGAATCCTCGGTCACGAAATGGCCGGCGAGATAGTTAAAATCGGTGAGGACGTCAAAAGCTATGGCATTGGCGACCGGGTCTTTGTCTCCCACCACGTTCCTTGCTTTGACTGCCACTATTGCCGCACCGGACGTGAGACCGCCTGCGAGACGCTGCATACCGGCAATTACGACCCTGGGGGGTTCGCTGAATACATCCGCATCCCTGAAATAAACGTGAGATACGGCACTTTCCGGCTGCCCGACCAGGTGAGTTTTGAAGAGGCGGCGATGATCGAGCCGCTGGCCTGCGTGGTATCCGGGCAGAAGCGCCTCAAAATCCGTCATGGGCAGACGGTTTTGATCATCGGTTCCGGCATCTCAGGATTATGTCACGTACAACTGGCAAAAGCCGCCGGCGCAAAGGTCATTGCCACTGATATCAACGATCTCCGGCTAGGCAAAGCCGCCGAGCTTGGGGTCGATGTCGCCATAAACGCCGCAACCTACTCGCCCGACGAACTCAAAAGGGCCAACGGCGGACAACTGGCCGAAACGGTCATTGTCTGCGCTGGGGCCGATAAAGCCGTGGCCGACGCTATCGCGTCTGTGGACAAACGGGGCACCATCCTGTTTTTCGCCGTACCGCAGAAGCCGCTGGAATTGCCATCGGTGCGTTTCTGGCGGGAGGAGATCTCCGTGCTCTTTTCCTATGGCGCCGCCACGGACGAGATAAAGGAATCTCTAGAACTAATTGCAACCAAGCGGTTCGACGCGAAAAAGATGATCAGCCACCGGGTGCCCCTCTCGAAGATCGTCGATGGCTTCGGGCTGGTGGTAGGGGCGGATACATCTTTAAAGGTTGTAGTTGTTCCGGATACTATTGCCTGA
- the nuoE gene encoding NADH-quinone oxidoreductase subunit NuoE yields the protein METDLSKLDKLLEPFKGQPDMLIQSLLAIQKEYGWLPKKALLRVTEALGVPLNRVYHVATFYKVFSLKPHGRHHVMVCMGTACHVHGAPKILEKAADKIGVGPGETSDDMRFSLETVNCLGCCALGPVMVVDGEYHGKLPPAETEKVLEQYK from the coding sequence TTGGAAACTGATCTCAGTAAACTTGATAAACTATTAGAGCCTTTCAAAGGCCAGCCCGACATGCTCATCCAATCATTGCTGGCAATCCAGAAGGAATACGGCTGGCTGCCAAAAAAAGCCTTGCTGCGGGTCACCGAAGCATTGGGAGTTCCGCTTAACCGCGTTTATCATGTGGCTACGTTCTATAAAGTATTTAGTCTCAAACCCCACGGCCGCCATCACGTTATGGTGTGCATGGGTACCGCCTGCCACGTGCACGGGGCGCCCAAAATACTTGAAAAAGCCGCCGATAAAATAGGCGTCGGGCCAGGGGAAACCTCCGACGATATGCGTTTTTCTCTTGAAACGGTGAACTGCCTGGGATGCTGCGCGCTGGGACCGGTCATGGTAGTCGACGGCGAGTACCACGGCAAGCTGCCCCCGGCAGAAACCGAGAAAGTCCTTGAGCAGTACAAGTAA
- a CDS encoding NADH-quinone oxidoreductase subunit L: MPFSLALLILAPFIIGSLCLAFGRSRSALAILVFCVSAVVAVASIGLAISDDFPLNLNAASSWETLVTVFDFILLGYFLYAGINDYRKNGRQSRNLMVIGLVSAQILLALYLQSQTADSAAPVFFIDHLSVLMSLIISIIGGLICVYSLRYMADHENHKNLSRTRQNTFFFFMVILLGAMNGIVFADNMRWLYFFWEITTLCCYALIRHEETPEAVKNAFRALWMNLIGGLGLIVGIIYANGQLESVSLQSLINNGATVLMFPMACLFLASFVKAAQVPFHTWLLGAMVAPVPVSALLHSSTMVKAGVFLILRMAPGFEGTALSSAAVILGGFTFTAAAAMALSQSESKRVLALSTISNLGLIIMCAGINTPIAITAALAITVFHAVSKALLFLGVGIIDHGIGSRNIEDMQGLVYRRPMISFIVIAAIVTMVFAPFGMVIGKWAALESAGATSGLLLPITVLLLVTGSSFTIVFWAKWLGRMFTQAPGQTVPTREHFSALYHLPVVILLIAALTLSLLFSRLFSGFISPILSTAFPSSFTTSSSNFQTGIGVFAIWSIFLLLALIGLILMRTRKVKTDTISAYMCGENCASSTTSFNAVADSETELKLGSSYFLNVFSEGFEGNLQKLGLGILILSLAVVLVL; the protein is encoded by the coding sequence GTGCCATTTTCTCTTGCGCTTTTAATCCTGGCCCCTTTTATTATTGGCTCCCTCTGCCTTGCGTTCGGGCGTAGCCGTTCCGCCCTGGCTATTCTGGTTTTTTGCGTTTCTGCCGTTGTCGCAGTTGCTTCAATCGGCCTCGCTATTTCCGACGATTTCCCGCTGAACCTCAATGCTGCCTCTTCCTGGGAAACGTTAGTTACCGTATTCGATTTCATTCTTCTGGGCTATTTCCTGTACGCAGGCATCAACGATTACCGGAAAAACGGCAGGCAGTCGCGGAATCTGATGGTGATCGGTTTGGTATCGGCGCAAATACTCCTTGCGTTGTACCTGCAGTCCCAAACGGCCGATTCGGCGGCGCCGGTATTTTTCATTGACCACTTATCGGTCCTGATGAGCCTGATTATTTCGATTATCGGCGGTCTTATCTGCGTTTACTCACTCCGATATATGGCCGACCACGAAAATCATAAGAACCTGAGCCGCACCCGGCAGAATACCTTTTTCTTCTTCATGGTCATTCTGCTGGGAGCGATGAACGGCATCGTTTTTGCCGATAACATGCGGTGGTTGTACTTCTTCTGGGAAATCACCACCCTGTGCTGCTATGCCCTCATCCGCCACGAGGAGACACCGGAGGCAGTAAAGAACGCCTTCCGCGCCCTGTGGATGAACCTTATCGGCGGACTGGGACTGATCGTCGGGATCATCTACGCCAATGGTCAGTTGGAAAGTGTTTCCCTTCAAAGCCTGATCAATAATGGCGCAACCGTGCTGATGTTCCCTATGGCTTGCCTGTTCCTCGCTTCCTTCGTCAAAGCCGCCCAGGTGCCTTTCCACACCTGGCTATTGGGTGCTATGGTGGCTCCAGTACCCGTTTCAGCGTTACTGCATTCCAGCACCATGGTCAAAGCGGGTGTTTTCCTGATCCTAAGGATGGCGCCGGGTTTCGAAGGTACAGCCTTGTCGTCGGCTGCGGTCATCCTCGGCGGTTTTACTTTCACCGCGGCGGCGGCTATGGCTCTCAGCCAGAGCGAATCCAAGCGGGTCCTGGCACTTTCCACGATATCCAATCTTGGTCTTATCATCATGTGTGCCGGCATCAATACCCCGATAGCCATAACCGCAGCTCTGGCGATAACCGTGTTCCATGCGGTATCAAAAGCGCTGCTTTTCCTTGGAGTCGGCATCATCGACCACGGTATCGGCAGCCGGAACATCGAAGATATGCAAGGCCTGGTCTATCGCCGCCCGATGATCAGCTTTATCGTCATCGCCGCGATCGTGACCATGGTCTTTGCCCCGTTCGGCATGGTTATCGGCAAATGGGCGGCGCTCGAATCTGCCGGGGCAACATCGGGATTGCTCCTCCCGATTACGGTTCTTCTATTGGTTACCGGCTCCAGTTTCACCATCGTGTTCTGGGCCAAGTGGCTCGGCAGGATGTTCACCCAAGCGCCGGGTCAAACCGTCCCGACACGTGAGCATTTCTCTGCTCTATATCATTTGCCTGTAGTAATACTCCTTATTGCGGCTTTAACCCTGAGCCTATTGTTCAGCAGATTATTCAGCGGTTTCATTTCTCCCATCCTTTCTACGGCATTCCCTTCAAGCTTCACAACGTCGAGCTCTAATTTCCAAACCGGTATTGGAGTATTTGCCATCTGGTCGATTTTCTTACTCCTGGCCCTCATCGGCCTGATCTTAATGAGAACCAGGAAGGTGAAAACCGATACCATATCAGCCTACATGTGCGGCGAAAACTGTGCGTCCTCAACAACTTCCTTTAACGCAGTGGCAGACAGCGAAACCGAACTTAAGCTTGGCAGCAGCTACTTCCTAAATGTCTTTTCCGAAGGATTCGAGGGTAATCTTCAAAAACTGGGACTCGGAATTTTGATCTTGAGCCTGGCGGTGGTACTGGTACTATGA
- a CDS encoding NADH-quinone oxidoreductase subunit B family protein, giving the protein MNTLTKAVATSRLKSPWLLHFDCGSCNGCDIEILACLTPLYDVERFGIVNMGNPKHADVLLVTGPANKRNSRVLRNLYDQMPEPKVVIVIGTCGCSGGVFHNCPNVIGGVDQVIPVDVYVPGCAARPEAIIDGVVLGLKVLSEKGVKQPEKVESVGN; this is encoded by the coding sequence ATGAACACACTGACCAAAGCCGTTGCCACTTCCCGTTTAAAATCGCCGTGGCTGCTGCATTTTGATTGCGGCAGCTGCAACGGCTGCGATATCGAAATACTGGCCTGCCTGACGCCGCTTTACGACGTCGAACGCTTCGGAATCGTTAATATGGGCAACCCGAAACATGCCGATGTGCTGCTGGTTACCGGTCCCGCCAACAAGCGGAACTCCAGAGTGCTGCGCAACCTCTACGACCAGATGCCGGAACCCAAGGTAGTGATCGTTATCGGTACCTGCGGCTGCAGCGGCGGGGTGTTCCATAACTGCCCAAATGTCATCGGCGGAGTCGACCAGGTGATCCCTGTCGACGTCTATGTACCGGGATGCGCCGCCCGGCCGGAGGCTATCATCGACGGTGTCGTCCTGGGACTAAAAGTGTTGTCCGAAAAAGGCGTCAAGCAACCCGAGAAGGTGGAAAGCGTTGGAAACTGA
- a CDS encoding 2Fe-2S iron-sulfur cluster-binding protein, with amino-acid sequence MPDLKLTIDGQEIIAHPGMTILEAAQSACIHIPTLCHHKDLEPYGGCRLCSVEIRQGARKRIVASCVYPAEDKLVVFTESERIRRIRKVLVELLLTQAPGAKVVKDLAREYGANVNRFKKDGTFCILCGMCVRYCNEVKKLGAVSFIGRGASREVTFMPEIAAKECSKCRECFRICPTNVIEGNFLLAQALDFNTEAPAHE; translated from the coding sequence ATGCCTGACTTAAAACTTACCATCGACGGGCAGGAAATAATTGCCCACCCCGGAATGACCATCCTCGAGGCGGCTCAGAGCGCTTGCATCCACATTCCGACTCTTTGTCATCATAAAGACCTTGAACCCTACGGCGGCTGCCGATTGTGCAGTGTGGAGATACGCCAGGGCGCCAGAAAACGGATTGTAGCTTCCTGTGTTTACCCTGCAGAAGACAAACTTGTGGTCTTCACAGAAAGTGAACGCATCCGGCGCATTCGCAAGGTCTTGGTCGAATTATTGTTGACACAAGCGCCCGGCGCCAAAGTCGTCAAGGACCTGGCCAGGGAATACGGCGCTAACGTCAACAGGTTCAAGAAAGACGGCACCTTCTGCATTTTGTGCGGCATGTGCGTGCGCTACTGCAACGAGGTAAAAAAGCTGGGTGCGGTCAGCTTTATCGGGCGCGGCGCTTCCCGTGAAGTGACCTTCATGCCAGAGATAGCTGCAAAGGAATGCTCAAAGTGCCGGGAATGTTTCAGGATCTGCCCGACCAACGTGATCGAGGGCAATTTCCTTTTAGCCCAAGCACTGGATTTCAACACCGAGGCTCCCGCGCATGAATAA
- the lsrF gene encoding 3-hydroxy-5-phosphonooxypentane-2,4-dione thiolase, producing MDFGIGNRLSRIFQKDGRTVMLAVDHGYFQGPTTGLAEFGACIPPLVGEADCVFITRGMLRSCISPSINASVCLRVSGGTSILGELSREEVIVSVEEALRLNAAAVGMSIFVGAPDENLTITSLGKLVNEAERYGLPVMAVTAVGKEMGRDARYLGLACRIAAEAGARIVKTYYCDNFQKVVAGCPVPIVIAGGKKMPEMEALQMTENAIKAGAAGVDMGRNIFQSTNPAGMIKAVKAIVHKGLTAEEALRIYQQ from the coding sequence ATGGACTTTGGCATCGGTAATCGCCTTTCACGCATCTTCCAAAAGGACGGCCGAACGGTCATGCTGGCTGTCGATCACGGATATTTCCAGGGTCCGACTACCGGCTTAGCCGAGTTCGGCGCCTGCATTCCTCCGCTCGTTGGTGAGGCGGATTGCGTATTCATCACCCGGGGCATGCTCCGGAGCTGCATCAGCCCGTCCATCAATGCCTCGGTGTGCCTTCGGGTTTCCGGCGGCACCAGCATCCTGGGCGAACTTTCCCGGGAGGAAGTTATCGTTTCCGTCGAAGAGGCACTTCGGCTCAACGCCGCGGCGGTCGGAATGTCCATTTTTGTTGGAGCTCCCGATGAAAACCTGACCATCACCTCCCTCGGCAAACTGGTAAATGAGGCTGAGCGGTACGGTCTGCCGGTCATGGCGGTTACCGCTGTTGGCAAGGAAATGGGACGCGACGCGCGCTACCTGGGTCTGGCCTGCCGCATCGCCGCCGAGGCTGGGGCTCGCATTGTCAAAACCTATTATTGTGACAATTTCCAGAAGGTGGTGGCCGGATGCCCTGTTCCAATCGTCATTGCCGGCGGCAAGAAGATGCCGGAAATGGAAGCATTGCAGATGACGGAGAACGCCATCAAGGCGGGGGCGGCTGGGGTGGATATGGGCCGCAATATCTTTCAATCAACCAATCCAGCTGGGATGATCAAAGCTGTTAAGGCGATCGTACACAAAGGATTGACTGCGGAGGAAGCGTTAAGGATTTATCAACAATAG
- a CDS encoding NADH-quinone oxidoreductase subunit NuoF — protein sequence MNRLDSPGALASLRQRIIEQRKHDKPCISICGGTGCLALGAGKLGELFIAELAAQGLSDSIDIRHTGCHGFCEKGTVVVIHPSDVCYLQVQPTDVPEVVAAVKSGNIVERLLFTDPATGEKIAKQSDIPFYRYQYRLVLGDNQRIDPKNIEDYLAVGGYKALSKVVSGMTPDQVLSEVEQAQLRGRGGAGFPAGKKWFTTKNAPGEPKYVIVNCDEGDPGAFMDRSVMEGNPHCVLEGLMIGAYAIGSHEGYVYVRAEYPLAVTNLFRAIAQAEEYGLLGKNILGSGFDFTVKVHQGAGAFVSGESSALMTAIEGRVGEPRPKYIRTAVRGLWNKPSNLNNVETWANVPQIINRGAEWFKSIGTSGSSGTKIFALVGKVNNTGLVEVPMGTTLKDIVFKIGGGVRDGKKLKAVQTGGPSGGCIPVEYMDTPVDFDELDKLGSMVGSGGMIVLDEETCMVDLAKYFLTFLADESCGKCLPCREGLKQMIDIVTRITRGEAEMEELDTLEELAETLKDACLCALGQTAANPLLTTLRYFRPEYETHIRDKKCPAGICPDLVTFYIDADKCKACSLCIRTCASSAIVGSKQMVHVIEQSKCIKCGACVDICPPKFGAILKVPGRNAPEGTPKEPIKVRHKVK from the coding sequence ATGAACAGGCTGGACTCACCCGGGGCTCTGGCGAGCCTGAGGCAAAGAATAATTGAACAACGGAAGCATGATAAACCATGCATCTCTATCTGCGGCGGTACGGGCTGCCTGGCTCTTGGAGCCGGTAAACTAGGCGAATTGTTCATCGCCGAACTAGCCGCTCAAGGGTTAAGCGACAGCATCGACATCCGCCACACCGGCTGTCACGGTTTCTGCGAAAAGGGAACAGTGGTGGTTATTCACCCCTCCGATGTGTGTTATTTACAGGTTCAGCCAACTGATGTCCCCGAGGTCGTCGCCGCGGTCAAGTCAGGCAATATCGTCGAGCGACTTCTCTTCACCGATCCCGCTACCGGCGAAAAGATCGCCAAACAATCTGATATTCCGTTCTACCGTTACCAGTACCGGCTGGTGCTCGGCGACAATCAGCGTATAGACCCCAAAAACATTGAGGACTACCTCGCCGTAGGCGGATATAAGGCGCTCTCCAAGGTTGTATCAGGTATGACCCCGGATCAAGTACTCTCAGAGGTGGAACAAGCTCAGCTTCGAGGACGGGGCGGCGCGGGTTTCCCGGCCGGTAAAAAATGGTTCACCACCAAGAATGCCCCCGGCGAACCGAAGTATGTCATTGTCAACTGCGATGAGGGCGATCCCGGCGCGTTCATGGACAGATCGGTCATGGAGGGCAACCCGCACTGCGTCCTGGAAGGCTTGATGATCGGCGCCTATGCCATTGGCAGCCACGAAGGTTACGTTTACGTGCGGGCCGAATACCCACTGGCGGTAACCAACCTGTTCAGGGCTATCGCCCAGGCCGAAGAATACGGGCTGCTAGGAAAGAACATCCTCGGCAGCGGTTTCGATTTCACCGTCAAAGTGCATCAGGGCGCCGGCGCTTTTGTATCGGGGGAATCATCCGCGCTGATGACCGCCATCGAGGGACGGGTCGGCGAGCCGAGACCGAAATACATCCGAACTGCTGTCAGAGGACTATGGAACAAACCCAGCAATTTGAATAACGTTGAAACTTGGGCTAACGTGCCTCAGATCATCAACCGCGGCGCCGAGTGGTTCAAAAGCATCGGCACCAGCGGATCGTCCGGAACCAAGATCTTCGCCCTGGTAGGCAAGGTGAATAATACCGGCCTGGTGGAAGTGCCGATGGGCACCACCCTCAAGGATATCGTTTTTAAAATCGGGGGCGGCGTCCGCGACGGCAAGAAACTGAAGGCGGTGCAGACGGGCGGTCCGTCTGGCGGCTGCATTCCCGTAGAATACATGGATACGCCGGTAGATTTCGATGAATTGGATAAGCTGGGGTCGATGGTCGGCTCCGGTGGCATGATCGTCCTGGATGAAGAAACCTGCATGGTCGACCTGGCCAAATACTTCCTCACTTTCCTGGCCGACGAGTCTTGCGGCAAATGCCTTCCGTGCCGCGAAGGCTTAAAACAGATGATCGACATCGTCACCAGGATTACCCGCGGCGAAGCGGAAATGGAGGAACTCGATACACTCGAGGAGTTGGCAGAGACTCTGAAGGATGCCTGTCTCTGCGCCCTGGGGCAGACCGCGGCCAACCCGCTTCTGACAACTCTCCGCTATTTCCGCCCGGAATACGAAACCCATATCCGCGACAAAAAATGCCCGGCCGGGATTTGCCCGGATCTTGTCACCTTCTACATCGATGCGGATAAATGCAAAGCCTGTTCGCTTTGTATCCGCACTTGCGCCTCTTCGGCGATAGTCGGTTCCAAGCAGATGGTCCACGTCATAGAGCAATCGAAATGCATCAAGTGTGGCGCCTGCGTAGACATCTGCCCGCCCAAGTTTGGCGCTATTCTGAAAGTACCCGGTCGAAATGCACCGGAAGGCACCCCCAAAGAGCCGATCAAAGTAAGGCATAAGGTAAAATAG
- a CDS encoding respiratory chain complex I subunit 1 family protein codes for MTFWQSVLAVIAAILIPAIAGSLLRGLDRRLSARMQGRVGPPLLQPIYDILKLLGKKPAPSSGFQVMAVWGYLGFILAATIMFALRQDLLYLILLLGVADIFLIVGAFSVKSPYSHAGANRELLQMLAYEPILLLGAIAIYIKTGTFMISGIGTALLPSLWPVFLAFVVALIIIMRKSPFDIAASEHGHQEIVKGVMTEYSGRELAIIEIAHTFELVLVLAVMSLFWLGWGILLALAAWFVVVVVDNITARLTWRDMLRLTWMIGLGLGAINIFALKALG; via the coding sequence ATGACATTTTGGCAGAGTGTCCTGGCTGTAATCGCAGCTATACTGATTCCTGCCATCGCCGGCAGCCTTTTGCGCGGCCTCGACCGGCGGCTTTCTGCGAGGATGCAAGGACGCGTCGGTCCGCCGCTGCTGCAGCCGATATACGACATTCTCAAATTATTAGGTAAAAAACCGGCACCCTCCAGCGGCTTCCAGGTCATGGCGGTGTGGGGTTACCTGGGTTTCATCCTTGCGGCAACGATCATGTTTGCATTGAGGCAGGACCTTTTATACCTGATTCTGCTCCTCGGGGTAGCCGATATTTTCCTGATTGTCGGTGCGTTCAGTGTCAAATCCCCTTACAGCCACGCCGGTGCTAACCGCGAACTGCTGCAGATGCTGGCTTACGAGCCGATACTGCTGCTCGGCGCTATCGCTATCTACATTAAAACCGGCACTTTCATGATCTCAGGAATCGGCACAGCCCTGCTACCCTCGTTGTGGCCTGTCTTCCTTGCTTTCGTCGTTGCCCTGATCATCATCATGCGCAAATCGCCGTTCGATATCGCCGCGTCCGAACACGGGCACCAAGAGATCGTAAAAGGGGTGATGACCGAATACAGCGGCCGGGAACTGGCGATAATCGAAATCGCCCATACTTTTGAACTGGTGCTGGTTCTGGCAGTGATGTCGCTGTTCTGGCTAGGGTGGGGCATCCTGCTGGCTCTGGCGGCCTGGTTTGTCGTCGTGGTGGTCGATAACATCACCGCCAGATTGACCTGGCGCGACATGCTGCGCCTGACATGGATGATTGGGCTGGGTCTCGGAGCCATCAATATTTTTGCACTGAAGGCCCTCGGATGA
- a CDS encoding FAD-dependent oxidoreductase, producing MNNERVVTAERLVPNASVMRSAGGMFCTATAIDADGGFEIIYHFNLDNSQHMEHWRLKIAKNDTVPSLSSVYLCASLIENEISELFGIKFENQSLDYLGGMMVTKDSPKTYLVKPPDYQPRKAIRLNAPCHQSCPAGIDIPRYVRLCGEGEFDAALAVIHQSVPFPGILGRVCLASCEAACRQDKQNEGISIKLLKRLAYERGHYVEPSPLPSTGHRIAIVGSGPAGLTAAYFLARLGNAVTVFEALPETGGHLRYGIPETELPRSILDAEIGAIAGFGVKIETNHRVDNLENLLDEGFDAVLIAFGAHQGIRKSGVIAAVSGKVDLLKRLGLEAEQRDGHNIVSVDKETLKTNKDRIFAAGDITMGPTSVIEAIASGRRAAESIQKFLGGTIDWPETPPLPAEALSRDTIFDRREPRKRQQQPNVPFGKVDEVGEEELGLTPEMAIKEGRRCWRCDVEV from the coding sequence ATGAATAACGAACGTGTCGTGACCGCCGAAAGATTGGTTCCCAACGCGTCGGTAATGCGTTCCGCCGGCGGCATGTTCTGTACTGCCACGGCCATTGATGCTGACGGCGGATTTGAGATCATCTATCATTTCAATCTTGACAACAGCCAGCACATGGAGCACTGGCGGCTTAAAATCGCGAAAAATGACACCGTACCCAGTCTATCTTCGGTCTACTTGTGCGCCAGCCTGATCGAAAACGAGATTTCCGAACTCTTCGGGATTAAATTTGAGAACCAATCTCTCGACTATCTCGGCGGTATGATGGTGACCAAAGACAGCCCTAAAACCTACCTAGTGAAGCCGCCTGATTACCAACCCAGAAAAGCAATCCGCCTCAACGCCCCATGTCATCAATCCTGCCCTGCCGGTATCGACATCCCCCGATACGTCCGATTATGCGGTGAAGGCGAATTCGATGCCGCGCTGGCTGTCATCCATCAGTCAGTGCCTTTTCCAGGTATCCTTGGCCGCGTCTGCCTGGCTTCCTGCGAAGCCGCCTGCCGGCAGGATAAACAAAATGAAGGTATCTCGATCAAACTGCTCAAACGATTGGCCTATGAGCGCGGCCATTACGTGGAACCCTCGCCTCTGCCATCCACCGGTCACCGAATTGCAATTGTTGGTTCCGGACCTGCCGGGCTCACCGCGGCTTATTTTCTGGCCAGACTAGGCAACGCCGTAACAGTTTTTGAAGCGCTGCCTGAAACTGGCGGTCATCTTCGCTACGGCATCCCCGAAACCGAACTGCCGCGATCTATCCTGGATGCGGAAATCGGGGCGATTGCCGGATTTGGTGTCAAAATCGAAACCAACCACCGTGTAGATAACCTGGAAAATCTCCTGGACGAAGGCTTCGATGCGGTTCTGATTGCATTCGGAGCCCATCAGGGAATTCGCAAATCCGGCGTTATCGCCGCGGTAAGTGGAAAAGTGGATCTGTTGAAGCGTCTTGGCCTTGAAGCGGAACAACGCGACGGCCATAATATCGTGAGTGTCGACAAAGAGACACTAAAAACCAATAAAGACCGGATATTTGCTGCCGGAGACATAACCATGGGACCGACTTCGGTAATTGAAGCTATTGCATCAGGGAGACGGGCTGCCGAGAGCATACAAAAATTCCTTGGCGGAACTATCGACTGGCCGGAGACCCCTCCACTACCTGCTGAAGCGCTCTCAAGAGATACCATTTTTGACCGGCGGGAACCGCGGAAAAGACAACAGCAGCCAAACGTTCCATTCGGAAAGGTTGACGAGGTCGGCGAGGAAGAGCTCGGCTTAACTCCTGAAATGGCGATAAAAGAGGGCCGCCGTTGCTGGCGCTGTGACGTGGAGGTTTAG